AAAGCCATACCAATTCTACCCGCAGACGATCTCCGCATTGCAAAGGAGTTCTACGTCGATCGACTGGGTTTCGATGTGAACTTTGAAGCCACGGAGGACGGCACGACCGGTCTCCTGGGCGTAAATCGTGGCAATATCTCGCTGACCCTTGACTGCCCCATGTCCGGTCATGGCAGAGAGGCGTGCGTTTCCCTGCAAGTAGCAGATGCGGATGCGTACTACGATGAATGGCGCGACCGAGTTGAGATCCGCCGGCCACCCAGTAATGAACCTTGGGGTGCACGGACCTTCGACGTCATCGATCCCTTTGGAAATACGATCTTCGTTATGGGTCCGATGACTTAGCGTAAAGCAAGGATGAAGTCCGGAAGGATGAATGAAGACAAATTCCCGCCTTCATCTTTCCTTTTTCACCCTTGCTTTTCAGCGCCGCTCAACTGACGTTGGTCTTCTACCGTAAAGGAAGCTAAGTTTGCGTTTCGCGTTCTTCCACGGTGATCCCATTACAGTGCTCTTCATCCCCGGGCTGGTGGCGCTGGTGGTGGGTATCGCAGTCATCGCCACCACCGCCTCGCGGTTCCGCAGATCGTCGACTCAGAAAAAACTTCCTGCTATCTACTTTGCCCTGCCATATCTCATCCCGGTAGCAGTGCTGTTACTTTTGCTCGCCGCCAGTTCGACCGGTTCGGGACTTTCTTTTATCTCGTACGGATCAAGCTTTCTTCTCACCTTGCCCTGGAGCGCGGTCGGACATTGGCTGATGCGCCAGCTCTCTAATTCAGGACGTGTCGAAGATTCAGTCGGAGTCATTGTGGCCGGGGCGGGTTTGAATACTATGATCTTGTACTGCGTAGGAATCGTGGCGGGAGTTTTAAAAAAACGCCGAAGTCTAGTGAAGAAGACGAGTCCTGAAGACGCCGTGTAGACTGGTGTTCGGTTGAATCGAGCGAGCTCTGGTAGGGCGCTGACTATGCCAGACACCAAACGGGAATTGTTACGCCACTTGGTCGCTACCGTAGTGTATCGCGGTGGCGTCGCGATATCAGGTGCGACGCCCGACTTCGCCTCGTTTCGCGCCTATAACACGACGCGCACGCCGGGTGAACTGCTGGCGCACATCGGTGATTTATTGGAAGGCTCGCTCTATTTAATGAAGGGTGAGCTGATTTACTTAACGTCCGAACCGTTGCCGTGGGAAAAAGACATTGCGCGGTTCTTTTCAGCGGCGACAAATCTCGATTCGTATCTCGCCTCCGGTGCGCCGCTCGCCTGCCCGGTTGAGAAACTTGTGCAAGGTCCTGTTGGCGACGCTCTCACGCACGTCGGGCAGATTGTCATGTTGCGGCGCATCGCGGGACAGCCGGTGCGCGCGGAAGGATACTTTGAGGCAGAAATAGTTCCCGGTCAGGTGTATAAGGAGACTTTCGATAAGGAGAAGATGCAATGAGGATTCGACTTTCAAGCATACCAATGCTGGTTTCCCTATTCGTACTTTCCGCCACAGTCGCAGCCGGTCAAACGACGGCCAATCCGGCGACTGGCGGTTCATCTGACGACGTCGCCAAACAAATCGGCATGCTGCGAACGTCTGTACAGTCGCTCGACGCCACGCTCAACGACATCGCCGACAAGCTGATTCCCGTATTCAACAAGGCGAAAGATGTCGCGGCCGAAGCGCAAGGGAGAATCTCGAGCAGCTTTACTCTGCTGGTCCAGGCCGAACAGCGCGCTGAGATGTTACGTAGGCACCTCCTGGAGCTAATCGAAAAGGAAACTCTCTATCGCACGCGCATCGCGCAACTCGACGAAGACGCGCGGCCCGAAAACGTCGAACGCACCTTGAACCCTTACGGGACCACGCGTACCACCGAATTACGCGACACGCGTCGCCGCGTGCTGGAAACCGATCGACGCGGCTACGTCGCGTTGCTCGCTCTGACCACCGAAAACCGCACGCGCCTTGATGAAGAAGTTCGCCAGGCCGACGGGCTGGTTCAGAGATTGCGGCAACGACTGAATCCGTTGATCGAAAGAGAGATCGACAAGCTCACTCCGCAACCGTGATGCTACTCTCGTCCGGCCTGCGAAGTTGATTGTTAACCGCGCTCAGGTAAAATTGCGGTTTGTTGAAACCGCATGACTCGTCACAAATTCGCCACCGCCATCACCTGTATTGACGGACGTGTACAGCAACCAGTCGCCGACTGGATGAAGCTGCACACGAACGTTGAATATGTCGATCTGATTACTGAACCGGGTCCTGACAAAGTCCTGAGCGAGGAATCCACCTACGTAGTCGATGAAATCATGCGCAAGGTGACTTTCTCAGTGAAGCATCACGCGTCGCCGGTGGTCGCGCTGTGCGGCCATCACGACTGCGCGGCCAACCACGCCGATCGCGAAGAGCATTTCGATCAAATACTCGAAGGCGTGCGCGTGCTGCTTTCGTACAATTTGGGTGTGCGCGTACTCGGACTGTGGCTGAACGAATGGGGTTCGGTCGAATTGGTCTGGGACAGTCAGGAAAAGCAACAGGTTTCAGGCGGTTTGTGACTGACAGTCGCTTAACCACCGGTGCCTGCCAATCCAAAGCAGCTTTGCACAGGAAGGGAAAAACAGCGGGGGCAAGCCCACCTTCCTGACCCTGAGACTCCTAAACTTACGCGAAGCTTAACGTTGAAAGCCATTCAGAGTTGGGAAGCGATCTCAAATCTAATCGGCTCGGGGTCAGGAGCGGGCTTGCCCCCGCTCTTTCGTGAGGTGAAAGAGTCAGTTGCCAGCGGCAACTCGAATTCTCCCGCCATCATCTCTCCTTTGGACTTGAGCTAAACTCGTCGTTAGTCATGAACATTATTCGCAATTCAATTCGCACACTCGTCTTTTTGCTTCTTCTGGTGCTCGGCGGGGTTGACGTGAACGCGCAGGCCTGGTCGGCCAAACTCGACGAAACAATTCGTTTCTATCAACCGACAGATGTCGGCGCGGTCATTGTCGGCACGAAGAAATCTGTCTACGCGGTGGATGGCGCGACCGGCGACGTCCTGTGGCGGCGGAAAGACGCGACGCTGGATGAAAACGAGATTGCGCCGGTGCCGGGAACCGATCTGGTGCTGCTCAGTTTTGAGAAAGACAAGCGCACGCGCATCGAGGCCATCGACATTCTTTCTGGCGATCCGATTTGGCAGAGCGAGAAGTTGAAGGGCGCGGTCATGCAGATGGCCGTGGACATTGACGGCAACTTGCTCGCGGTCGTGCTTGCGCGGGACGCGAAAGGGAAGGCGAGCAGCGGCTTAAAACGAAAGCCGATGGTTCATGTGCTTGATCTATCGACCGGCGATGAGATTTGGAAACATGAACTGGGCAGCGACATCGAGATGATGCCCACGAGTTGGAGCGAAAACGAAGACGTGGGATTCACTCTCGACAATTACCATCCGCCGATGTTTATTAGCGGCCGGCTTTACCTGTTCTACGAAGGCGCGACTTCGTTCGAAGCGCGCAACGGCAAGGAACGCACGCGCGAAAAATACAAAGTTAACGAGGGTGGATTGGCGCTGACCGAAGCCGCGCCGGTCGGCGACGAAGCGTTCATTTACACCTCGGGACGTGGCCACGTGCGCGCGATTAGCCGAGACAGCGGCGAGGTCGAATGGGAAGCCAAAGATATTGGGATGACGCCGGAACTCGTGCTTGCCGGCAG
The sequence above is drawn from the Pyrinomonadaceae bacterium genome and encodes:
- a CDS encoding glyoxalase superfamily protein, whose amino-acid sequence is MEKAIPILPADDLRIAKEFYVDRLGFDVNFEATEDGTTGLLGVNRGNISLTLDCPMSGHGREACVSLQVADADAYYDEWRDRVEIRRPPSNEPWGARTFDVIDPFGNTIFVMGPMT
- a CDS encoding carbonic anhydrase, which codes for MTRHKFATAITCIDGRVQQPVADWMKLHTNVEYVDLITEPGPDKVLSEESTYVVDEIMRKVTFSVKHHASPVVALCGHHDCAANHADREEHFDQILEGVRVLLSYNLGVRVLGLWLNEWGSVELVWDSQEKQQVSGGL